The Saliniradius amylolyticus DNA segment TGATCCGGCACCTTCAGACTGAATTGTAATCCAGAGAAGTTGTTGTAACTGACAAACATAGATACCAGCATCAAGCTGATCAGGAAGTAACTCATCAGTAAGATCAGGTTATTTTGGTAATTCGTCCCCAATAAAAACAGGAGTGCACACAGAAGCAAAAATCCCAGACCAAACCTGGATGGAAAAATAAAAATATTACTCATATTCAGGGTATGAATGTTATGGCCGGGAATGCGTTTATCCAGCCAACGATGCTGCCATTGCTGCCAGAAGGATCTAAGCATGATCAGGCGGCAAGCGGATCGATGTGTTCCAGCAAAGTCATGCTGAGTGCCTTCTCCTGATAATGCGAAGTCTGACTGTCCCTGAGGCGGTGCTCACAGACTGAAGGCAAGACCTGCTGTACGTCTTCCGGTAACACATGATCCCGGCCCTGAATCAAAGCCCAGGCCCGAGCTGCACCGAGTAAGGCCTTGCTCGCGCGTGGGGACAAAGCGTTGGGGAACTGACCCGACTGACGACTGAAGTTAACCAGGCGAAGGATATAATCCAATAACGCATCGGACGCATGGATTTGGCGACTCTGTTCGCTGTACTGACTGAGCTTTTCTGGTGTTAACAGGGGCTGATGACGATTCTGAGGCTGGTGGGATTGTCTGAGCATGGCCTTCTCAGCATCAGCCTGTGGGTAGCCGATCTGAAGGCGCATCAAAAAGCGGTCCAGTTGAGACTCGGGCAGTGGGTAGGTGCCTGTGTGGTGAAGCGGGTTTTGCGTGGCGATAACAAAAAAGGGCGATGGAAGTGGATAGGTATTACCATCAATAGACACTTGATGCTCTTCCATTGCTTCTAAAAGGGCGCTTTGGCTTTTGGGGCTGGCGCGGTTTATCTCGTCGGCCAACACCAACTGACTGAATACAGGCCCAGGGTGGAAACTAAAGTCTTGTTGCTGAGGGTCAAAGGTTGAAAATCCAAGCACGTCGGCGGGCAGTATGTCCGAGGTAAACTGGACTCTGGAAAACGACAGGCCGAAGGTATTGGCGAGGGCGTGCGACAGAGTTGTCTTTCCCATGCCGGGTAAGTCTTCGATCAATAAGTGTCCTCCGGCTACCATGCAACATACCGCCAGGTGGATGGCTTCACTCTTACCCAGAATTTGTCGTTCTATTTGTTGAATGGCCGTATCGAGGTTTGCCATGATGACTCCATCAGCAAAGGACACTCTAAGCTTAGCCAATTGCTCGCTGGCGTCGACCAGAGATAGGTATGCAGGTGAT contains these protein-coding regions:
- a CDS encoding AAA family ATPase, with amino-acid sequence MANLDTAIQQIERQILGKSEAIHLAVCCMVAGGHLLIEDLPGMGKTTLSHALANTFGLSFSRVQFTSDILPADVLGFSTFDPQQQDFSFHPGPVFSQLVLADEINRASPKSQSALLEAMEEHQVSIDGNTYPLPSPFFVIATQNPLHHTGTYPLPESQLDRFLMRLQIGYPQADAEKAMLRQSHQPQNRHQPLLTPEKLSQYSEQSRQIHASDALLDYILRLVNFSRQSGQFPNALSPRASKALLGAARAWALIQGRDHVLPEDVQQVLPSVCEHRLRDSQTSHYQEKALSMTLLEHIDPLAA